In Mixophyes fleayi isolate aMixFle1 chromosome 4, aMixFle1.hap1, whole genome shotgun sequence, the following proteins share a genomic window:
- the SPDL1 gene encoding protein Spindly: MDQSDVLVKLRRKLKEAEEERDKAAQYGLQLLESQSDLQNQLEEQRNEMTSTIENLEQEKYSLQREVELKNRMLESLTSECENVKQQQKVCLEQLQEQLERNHNREISELKDKMEKLKAELDEARLSEKQLKHKLDHQTEVLANKSEELRMMSERVHETMSSEMSTLQVEIHELESAKAILEEEMNELQYRQQQLILSNANQSRQVERLQMEKEEREKEAVSYCNALEKAREANQDLQIQLDHALQQAQDPNSKGNSLFAEVEDRRAEMERQLISMKVQYQSLQKQHAFSRQQMHRMKVQIATLLQLKGSQTNPEQLERLQSMVQQKNNEIEKLLAKVHQLEKCQQNCENGSMKISTDILVQGDEVYYVDLLKMKLENSSKEIEKIKDELSLQRMKALAESQRVLELERKLFTNDRHLKLSQSENMKLRVNLDELKMKYEPDEILKMRTEKRRREQLPLDCPLEDAASGNGQHVNTTDNVKENTAVTSESNAGSPEETHASATGMYAVPPRRDKTNTDQPVKERKRVRIVEDLHDTQALSKRDCTLTSTSPRSSAEDPNFEPTKTDEEKDLRKCERKSRHRAAPVLHVSSKPSTVTQCPQQ; this comes from the exons ATGGATCAGTCAGATGTTCTAGTAAAACTGCGGCGTAAATTaaaggaggcagaagaggagcgggaTAAGGCTGCACAATATGGACTTCAATTGTTGGAAAGTCAAAGTGACCTTCAAAATCAATTAGAGGAGCAGCGCAATGAAATGACTAGTACCATTGag AACCTGGAACAAGAAAAGTACTCTCTCCAACGAGAAGTTGAACTTAAAAATCGAATGTTAGAAAGTTTGACGTCTGAATGTGAAAATGTAAAGCAGCAACAGAAGGTTTGTCTGGAACAGTTACAAGAGCAGCTTGAAAGGAACCATAATCGTGAAATTAGTGAACTGAAAGACAag ATGGAGAAGCTGAAAGCTGAATTAGATGAAGCAAGACTGAGCGAGAAACAACTTAAACACAAATTAGACCATCAGACTGAGGTGCTGGCTAATAAATCGGAGGAGCTGCGGATGATGTCGGAGCGTGTTCATGAAACCATGTCTTCAGAAATGTCCACCCTACAAGTTGAGATACATGAACTTGAAAGTGCAAAG GCAATTTTAGAAGAAGAAATGAATGAATTGCAGTATCGGCAACAACAACTCATTCTCTCCAATGCTAACCAAAGTCGACAGGTTGAACGTCTTCAGATGGAAAAGGAGGAAAGGGAAAAAGAAGCTGTTAGTTACTGTAATGCCTTAGAG AAAGCACGTGAAGCAAACCAAGATCTACAAATTCAGCTTGACCATGCGTTGCAGCAGGCCCAAGACCCTAACAGTAAAGGCAATTCTTTGTTTGCTGAG GTGGAAGACCGCAGGGCAGAAATGGAACGTCAGCTGATTAGTATGAAAGTTCAGTATCAATCGCTTCAGAAACAGCACGCGTTCTCCAGACAGCAAATGCACCGAATGAAG GTGcaaatagcaaccttactgcagcTGAAAGGTTCTCAGACAAACCCTGAACAGCTGGAGCGCTTGCAGTCAATGGTTCAACAAAAGAACAATGAAATTGAGAAACTTCTCGCGAAAGTGCACCAGCTAGAAAAATGTCAG caaAATTGTGAAAATGGATCTATGAAGATCAGTACTGATATTTTGGTACAAGGTGATGAAGTCTATTATGTGGATTTACTTAAAATGAAACTTGAGAATTCCAG TAAGGAGATTGAGAAGATAAAAGATGAATTATCTCTACAAAGGATGAAAGCTTTAGCAGAAAGCCAACGTGTCCTGGAGCTGGAACGCAAGCTGTTTACTAACGATAGGCATCTTAAGCTCTCCCAGAGTGAAAACATGAAACTCCGTGTCAACTTGGATGAGCTGAAAATGAAATATGAACCTGATG AAATCCTTAAAATGCGGACTGAGAAGCGAAGGCGAGAACAACTTCCTCTAGATTGCCCGCTTGAAGATGCAGCCAGTGGGAACGGTCAGCATGTCAATACTACTGATAATGTCAAAGAGAATACAGCAGTAACATCAGAAAGTAATGCTGGTTCCCCTGAAGAAACACATGCATCTGCGACAGGGATGTATGCTGTACCTCCAAGACGAGACAAAACCAACACTGACCAACCTGTGAAAGAACGGAAGAGAGTAAGAATAGTAGAAGACCTCCATGACACCCAGGCTTTAAGTAAAAGAGACTGCACCCTAACGTCTACCTCCCCCAG